In Veillonellales bacterium, the genomic window CTTCCACCACGGGCGATAATACGTCCTTTGGTGATTGCGTATTCTTCGCGTATTTGAGGCACTGCCCAGCCCGCAGCTTTAATAGCCGGAGTGATATATTGCGTTCTTATCTCCTGTTCGGTTAATTGACTTTTGTTCACTCCAATCCCCCATTCCACTCCTCTGTGCGAATGACAAGCGCAAAAAATACATAATTACAGATAATGACATTGTATCAGAGGGGGTAAGTTCCAACCATATTTTTTCGGCAAAACCTTTTTCCTGGTTTGACGCTGCCGATTTTTTCATTTCAATAGCTAGCAAAACAACAGCACCGTCAAACCATCACCAAACACTACTTTAACACTTGTCCTTAGAATTTACGAGATTACATTTCCGTTCAAGAACCATTTTTTTATTTAGTTTTGCAATATTACAAAAATACTCATTAACTGCTAACGGGTCTCCTAAAGGGTGTTCATTTGCGTTTCTAACCATACACATAGTACAAAACTCATTTTCTGGACATTTAATACATTTAGGGAAATCCCGTTTGCGTAAGCTTCTTAAATATTGTACCTTTATTGAATTGTTCCAAATATCGTTGAGAGATGTTTCATGTACGTTGCCTACAACGTAATCCTGCCAACCAGCACATGGATATACATTTCCATTGTCTGCTATACATATAGATGAATAACAAACACTACAGACAATGTCATCTGGATTCATACTTTTTTTCTTTTCAGCTTCCTTTTCCATTAGCTCTAAATATTTGGGTTCATTAATACTCCTTTGGTTAATAACCTTCTTGACATCATTTATAGACAAACGGTTACTCAGATTTTGTGTTGTATGGTTATATCTTGCTATGATGACATAATCACTTCCAACATTAATATTGTGTGTTTTCCCCCAATCTGTAACATCAATATAACAGTTAATATTTTGCTTTATTATTGGACAACTAATTTGCAAAGGTATATCATTTTCCTTCAGTTTTAATATTGCATTTTTAGTTTTTTCAAAACTTCCTTTTATTTGGGTTATTGCATCGTGAATATTGGAATCCATTGAATATAATGATGTTTGAACACTCAAGAGGGGATTTTTTTTCATTTCTTCGATGATATCTTTATTTAGTAAAGTTAAATTACTAAGAACATTTACGGAAAAGTTGTATTCATTACATTTTTTCAGGAAATCGATAAAGTGATGGTGCATCATGGGTTCACCGCCACTTAGCGTTACATGCAACAAATTCATTTCTTTACATTGTTCTAAAATATTATAAAACAAATCAGGATCGATAT contains:
- a CDS encoding radical SAM protein, whose protein sequence is MYFKQKSNVIFRNYKFFGYITDNRNFGYRQANNDRDDIGDKIVSQSGAVFLSVLGKKPQTLDDLAKKISIQFTNADIETIKVDAKEFYCLLELDGFVVSGETLQECNEKDSVFSYKVVEPKSEKKDCSSTKGFEKSTQEFFDEYFKNEPQLTNLHIEITSKCNERCVHCYIPHDNKVNHIDPDLFYNILEQCKEMNLLHVTLSGGEPMMHHHFIDFLKKCNEYNFSVNVLSNLTLLNKDIIEEMKKNPLLSVQTSLYSMDSNIHDAITQIKGSFEKTKNAILKLKENDIPLQISCPIIKQNINCYIDVTDWGKTHNINVGSDYVIIARYNHTTQNLSNRLSINDVKKVINQRSINEPKYLELMEKEAEKKKSMNPDDIVCSVCYSSICIADNGNVYPCAGWQDYVVGNVHETSLNDIWNNSIKVQYLRSLRKRDFPKCIKCPENEFCTMCMVRNANEHPLGDPLAVNEYFCNIAKLNKKMVLERKCNLVNSKDKC